A window from Physeter macrocephalus isolate SW-GA chromosome 11, ASM283717v5, whole genome shotgun sequence encodes these proteins:
- the NKX2-8 gene encoding homeobox protein Nkx-2.8, which yields MATSGRLGFTVRRLLDLPEQDAQHLRRREPELRAPGPYATWLESERGHYPSSDESSPEASPRDSSQRPSARPASPGSDAEKRKKRRVLFSKAQTLELERRFRQQRYLSAPEREQLARLLRLTPTQVKIWFQNHRYKLKRARAPGAAEAPDLAAAAEVRAAPGLLRRVVVPVLVRDGQPCGGSGEVGTAAARDKSGAPPAAACPLPGYTAFGPGSAFGLFPAYQHLASPALVSWNW from the exons ATGGCTACCTCTGGACGCCTCGGCTTCACCGTGCGCAGGCTCCTGGACTTACCGGAGCAGGACGCGCAGCACCTGCGGAGGCGGGAGCCCGAGCTACGCGCCCCCGGCCCCTACGCCACCTGGCTGGAATCGGAGCGCGGCCACTACCCCT CCTCGGACGAGAGCAGCCCAGAGGCCAGCCCGCGGGACTCGTCGCAGCGGCCGTCCGCTCGGCCTGCGTCTCCGGGCTCGGACGCCGAGAAGAGGAAGAAGCGGCGGGTGCTGTTCTCCAAGGCGCAGACGCTGGAGTTGGAGCGGCGCTTCCGGCAGCAGCGCTACCTGTCAGCGCCAGAGCGCGAGCAGCTGGCGCGCCTGCTGCGCCTCACGCCCACGCAGGTCAAAATCTGGTTCCAGAACCATCGCTACAAGCTGaagcgcgcgcgcgcgccggGAGCCGCGGAGGCGCCCGACTTGGCAGCGGCGGCCGAGGTGCGCGCCGCGCCCGGCCTGCTGCGCCGCGTGGTGGTGCCCGTGCTGGTGCGCGACGGGCAACCGTGCGGCGGCAGCGGCGAGGTGGGCACGGCCGCCGCCCGGGACAAGAGCGGCGCGCCCCCGGCAGCCGCCTGCCCTCTGCCAGGCTACACCGCGTTCGGTCCCGGCTCGGCGTTCGGCCTCTTCCCCGCCTACCAGCACTTAGCGTCCCCCGCCCTGGTCTCCTGGAACTGGTGA